Proteins from a single region of Stutzerimonas stutzeri:
- the ectA gene encoding diaminobutyrate acetyltransferase: MLRRPTDGDGYNLHQLVARCQPLDTNSVYCNLLQCSDFADTAIAAENAQGELVGFISGYCPPARPDTLFVWQVAVDSSMRGQGLALRMLLSLTARVAREHDVRFMETTISPDNSASQALFKRAFDRLGADCTTRTLFSRAAHFGGQHEDEVLYRAGPFTVSHLEEELKEHA; the protein is encoded by the coding sequence GTGCTCCGTCGCCCAACCGACGGCGACGGTTACAACCTGCATCAGCTGGTGGCGCGCTGCCAGCCCCTCGATACCAATTCGGTCTACTGCAACCTGCTGCAGTGCTCCGATTTCGCCGACACCGCCATCGCCGCAGAGAACGCCCAAGGCGAGCTGGTTGGTTTCATCTCGGGTTATTGCCCCCCTGCCCGCCCGGACACCCTGTTCGTCTGGCAGGTCGCCGTCGACAGTTCGATGCGCGGTCAGGGCCTGGCCCTGCGCATGCTGCTGTCACTGACGGCCCGTGTGGCTCGTGAGCACGACGTGCGCTTCATGGAAACCACCATTTCCCCGGACAACTCGGCGTCGCAGGCATTGTTCAAGCGGGCATTCGATCGGCTGGGTGCCGACTGCACCACGCGCACGCTGTTCTCCCGCGCCGCGCATTTCGGCGGTCAGCACGAGGACGAGGTGCTCTACCGCGCCGGCCCGTTCACCGTTTCCCATCTAGAAGAAGAGCTCAAGGAGCACGCATGA
- the ectB gene encoding diaminobutyrate--2-oxoglutarate transaminase produces the protein MKTFELNESKVRSYCRSFPVVFNQAQGAELVTQDGKRYIDFLAGAGTLNYGHNHPVLKQALLEYIENDGITHGLDMYTAAKERFLETFNRLILEPRGMGDYRMQFTGPTGTNAVEAAMKLARKVTGRNNIISFTNGFHGCSIGALAATGNQHHRGGSGISLTDVSRMPYANYFGDKTNTIGMMDKLLSDPSSGIDKPAAVIVEVVQGEGGLNTASTEWMRKLDKLCRKHEMLLIVDDIQAGCGRTGTFFSFEEMGIHPDIVTLSKSLSGYGLPFAMVLLRPELDQWKPGEHNGTFRGNNHAFVTAAAAVEHFWQNDEFANSVKAKGKRIADGMQRIVRRHGPDSLFLKGRGMMIGISCPDGDIASAVCRHAFENGLVIETSGAHSEVVKCLCPLIISEEQIDRALAILDKAFAAVMSEQTENQAS, from the coding sequence ATGAAAACTTTTGAACTGAACGAATCCAAGGTTCGTAGCTACTGCCGTTCCTTCCCCGTGGTCTTCAACCAGGCCCAGGGCGCCGAACTGGTCACCCAGGACGGCAAGCGTTACATCGACTTCCTCGCCGGTGCCGGCACGCTCAACTACGGGCACAACCACCCGGTACTCAAGCAGGCGCTGCTCGAGTACATCGAGAACGACGGCATTACCCACGGCCTGGACATGTACACCGCGGCCAAGGAGCGTTTCCTCGAAACCTTCAACCGCCTGATCCTCGAACCGCGCGGCATGGGCGACTACCGCATGCAGTTCACCGGCCCGACCGGCACCAACGCGGTCGAAGCGGCGATGAAGCTGGCGCGCAAGGTCACCGGGCGTAACAACATCATCAGCTTCACCAACGGCTTCCACGGCTGCAGCATCGGCGCGCTGGCCGCGACCGGCAACCAGCATCACCGCGGCGGCTCCGGCATCAGCCTCACCGATGTCAGCCGCATGCCGTACGCCAACTATTTCGGCGACAAGACCAACACCATCGGCATGATGGACAAGCTGCTCTCCGACCCCTCCAGCGGCATCGACAAGCCGGCCGCGGTGATCGTCGAGGTGGTGCAGGGCGAAGGCGGTCTCAACACCGCGTCGACCGAGTGGATGCGCAAGCTCGACAAACTCTGCCGCAAGCACGAGATGCTGCTGATCGTCGACGACATCCAGGCCGGCTGCGGCCGCACCGGGACCTTCTTCAGCTTCGAGGAGATGGGCATCCATCCGGACATCGTGACCCTGTCCAAGTCGCTGTCCGGCTATGGCCTGCCATTCGCCATGGTGCTGCTGCGCCCAGAGCTGGACCAGTGGAAGCCAGGCGAGCACAACGGCACCTTCCGCGGTAACAACCATGCGTTCGTCACCGCTGCCGCAGCCGTCGAGCATTTCTGGCAGAACGACGAGTTCGCCAACAGCGTGAAGGCCAAGGGCAAGCGCATCGCCGACGGCATGCAACGCATCGTCCGCCGCCACGGCCCGGATTCGCTGTTCCTCAAGGGCCGCGGAATGATGATCGGCATCAGCTGCCCGGATGGTGATATCGCCTCCGCCGTCTGCCGTCACGCCTTCGAGAACGGCCTGGTTATCGAAACCAGCGGCGCCCACAGTGAAGTGGTCAAGTGTCTCTGCCCGCTAATCATCAGCGAAGAGCAGATCGACCGCGCACTCGCCATCCTCGACAAGGCCTTCGCCGCCGTGATGAGCGAGCAGACCGAAAACCAAGCTTCCTGA
- a CDS encoding ectoine synthase, with protein MIVRTLAECEQTDRKVHSKTGTWDSTRLLLKDDNMGFSFHITTIYAGSETHIHYQNHLESVYCMSGNGEIETIADGKIYKIEPGTLYILDKHDEHLLRGGSEDMKMACVFNPPLNGKEVHDESGVYPLEAETV; from the coding sequence ATGATCGTCAGAACCCTCGCCGAGTGCGAGCAGACCGACCGCAAGGTCCACAGCAAGACCGGCACCTGGGACAGCACCCGCCTGTTGCTCAAAGACGACAACATGGGTTTCTCGTTCCACATCACCACCATCTACGCCGGCAGCGAGACGCACATCCACTACCAGAACCATCTGGAGTCGGTGTACTGCATGAGCGGCAACGGCGAGATCGAGACCATTGCCGACGGCAAGATCTACAAGATCGAACCCGGCACGCTGTACATCCTCGACAAGCACGACGAGCACCTGCTGCGTGGCGGTAGCGAGGACATGAAGATGGCCTGCGTCTTCAACCCGCCGCTCAACGGCAAGGAAGTGCATGACGAGAGCGGCGTCTATCCGCTGGAGGCCGAAACCGTCTGA
- the thpD gene encoding ectoine hydroxylase has protein sequence MQADLYPSRQEDQPSWQERLDPVVYRSDLENAPIAAELIERFERDGYLVIPNLFSADEVAVFRAELERMRQDPAVAGSGKTIKEPDSGAIRSVFDIHSDNELFARVAADERTAGIARYILGGDLYVHQSRMNFKPGFTGKEFYWHSDFETWHVEDGMPRMRCLSCSILLTDNEPHNGPLMLMPGSHKHYVRCVGATPENHYEKSLRKQEFGVPDQNSLSELAGRFGIDCATGPAGSVVFFDCNTMHGSNGNITPSARSNLFYVYNHVDNAVQPPFCEQKPRPAFVAERETFKPLDIQPQQYL, from the coding sequence ATGCAAGCCGACCTGTATCCCTCGCGCCAGGAAGACCAGCCCAGCTGGCAGGAACGCCTGGATCCGGTCGTCTACCGCAGCGACCTGGAGAATGCGCCGATAGCGGCGGAGCTGATCGAGCGTTTCGAGCGCGACGGCTACCTGGTCATTCCCAATCTGTTCAGCGCCGACGAAGTGGCGGTGTTCCGTGCCGAACTCGAGCGCATGCGCCAGGACCCCGCCGTCGCCGGTTCCGGCAAGACCATCAAGGAACCCGATAGCGGCGCAATCCGCTCGGTGTTCGACATCCACAGCGACAACGAACTGTTCGCCCGCGTGGCCGCCGATGAGCGCACCGCCGGCATCGCCCGTTACATTCTCGGCGGTGATCTGTACGTGCATCAGTCGCGGATGAACTTCAAGCCCGGCTTCACCGGCAAGGAGTTCTACTGGCACTCGGACTTCGAGACCTGGCACGTCGAGGACGGTATGCCGCGCATGCGGTGCCTGTCCTGCTCGATCCTGTTGACCGACAACGAGCCGCACAACGGCCCGCTGATGCTGATGCCTGGCTCGCACAAGCACTACGTGCGCTGCGTCGGCGCCACGCCGGAGAACCACTACGAGAAATCCCTGCGCAAGCAGGAGTTCGGTGTGCCTGACCAGAACAGCCTTAGCGAGCTGGCCGGCCGCTTCGGCATCGACTGCGCCACCGGCCCCGCGGGCAGCGTGGTGTTCTTCGACTGCAACACCATGCACGGCTCCAACGGCAACATCACACCCAGCGCGCGAAGCAATCTGTTCTACGTCTACAACCATGTGGATAATGCCGTGCAGCCGCCGTTCTGCGAGCAGAAACCCCGCCCGGCTTTCGTCGCCGAGCGCGAGACGTTCAAGCCGCTGGACATTCAGCCGCAACAGTATCTCTGA
- a CDS encoding aspartate kinase: MHTVEKIGGTSMSRFEEVLDNIFIGRREGAALYQRVFVVSAYSGMTNLLLEHKKTGEPGVYQRFADAQSEGAWREALEGVRQRMLAKNAELFSSEYELHAANQFINSRIDDASECMHSLQKLCAYGHFQLSEHLMKVREMLASLGEAHSAFNSVLALKQRGVNARLADLTGWQQEAPLPFEEMIASHFAGFDLSRELVVATGYTHCAEGLMNTYDRGYSEITFAQIAAATGAHEAIIHKEFHLSSADPNLVGADKVVTIGRTNYDVADQLSNLGMEAIHPRAAKTLRRAGVELRIKNAFEPEHGGTLISQDYKSEKPCVEIIAGRKDVFGIEVFDQDMLGDISHDMEISKLLKQLKLYVVNKDSDANSITYYASGSRKLINRAARLIEEHYPAAEVTVHNLAIVSAIGSDLKVKGILAKTVAALAEAGISIQAIHQSIRQVEMQCVVNEEDYDAAIAALHRALIEPENHGDVIAAA, from the coding sequence ATGCATACCGTAGAAAAGATCGGCGGCACGTCGATGAGCCGCTTCGAGGAAGTCCTCGACAACATCTTCATCGGCCGCCGGGAAGGCGCAGCGCTGTACCAGCGCGTCTTCGTCGTCTCGGCCTACAGCGGCATGACCAATCTGCTGCTGGAACACAAGAAGACCGGCGAGCCCGGCGTCTACCAGCGTTTTGCCGATGCCCAGAGCGAAGGCGCCTGGCGCGAGGCGCTGGAAGGCGTGCGCCAGCGCATGCTGGCCAAGAACGCCGAGCTGTTCAGCTCCGAGTACGAGCTGCACGCTGCCAATCAATTCATCAATTCGCGCATCGACGACGCCAGCGAGTGCATGCATAGCCTGCAGAAGCTCTGCGCCTACGGCCACTTCCAGCTCTCCGAGCACCTGATGAAGGTGCGCGAGATGCTCGCCTCCCTCGGTGAAGCGCATAGCGCCTTCAACTCGGTGCTGGCGCTCAAGCAGCGCGGCGTCAACGCGCGCCTGGCCGACCTCACCGGCTGGCAGCAGGAAGCGCCGCTGCCGTTCGAGGAGATGATCGCCAGCCATTTCGCCGGCTTCGACCTGAGCCGCGAACTGGTGGTCGCCACCGGCTACACGCATTGCGCCGAAGGCCTGATGAACACCTACGACCGTGGCTACAGCGAGATCACCTTCGCCCAGATCGCCGCCGCCACCGGCGCGCATGAAGCGATCATCCACAAGGAATTCCACCTCTCTTCCGCCGACCCGAACCTGGTCGGTGCCGACAAGGTGGTGACCATCGGCCGCACCAACTACGACGTCGCCGACCAGCTGTCGAACCTCGGCATGGAAGCGATCCACCCGCGCGCGGCCAAGACCCTGCGCCGTGCCGGTGTCGAGCTGCGCATCAAGAATGCCTTCGAGCCCGAGCATGGCGGCACGCTGATCAGCCAGGACTACAAGTCCGAGAAGCCCTGCGTCGAGATCATCGCCGGGCGCAAGGACGTCTTCGGCATCGAGGTGTTCGACCAGGACATGCTCGGCGACATCAGCCACGACATGGAGATCAGCAAGCTGCTCAAACAGCTCAAGCTCTATGTGGTGAACAAGGATTCCGACGCCAACAGCATCACTTACTACGCCTCCGGTTCGCGCAAACTGATCAACCGCGCCGCGCGGCTGATCGAGGAGCACTACCCGGCCGCCGAGGTCACGGTGCACAACCTGGCCATCGTTTCGGCGATCGGCTCCGACCTCAAGGTCAAGGGCATCCTCGCCAAGACCGTGGCTGCTCTGGCCGAGGCGGGCATCAGCATCCAGGCGATCCACCAGTCTATCCGCCAGGTGGAGATGCAGTGTGTAGTCAACGAAGAGGACTACGACGCCGCCATCGCTGCGCTGCACCGCGCACTGATCGAGCCGGAAAACCACGGCGATGTGATCGCAGCGGCCTGA
- a CDS encoding YdcH family protein yields the protein MFPEYRDLITRLKAENKTFARLFDKHNELDQRVKNIEAHIVPGTDSEVETLKKEKLQLKDRLYEMLKDASAA from the coding sequence ATGTTTCCCGAGTACCGCGACCTGATCACCCGCCTGAAGGCAGAAAACAAGACCTTTGCCCGCCTGTTCGATAAGCACAACGAGCTGGATCAACGGGTCAAGAACATCGAAGCCCACATCGTGCCAGGCACCGACAGCGAGGTGGAAACCCTGAAGAAGGAGAAGCTGCAGCTCAAGGATCGGCTCTACGAGATGCTCAAGGACGCATCCGCCGCCTGA
- the yegQ gene encoding tRNA 5-hydroxyuridine modification protein YegQ: protein MSTPYRTELLSPAGTLKSMRYAFAYGADAVYAGQPRYSLRVRNNEFDHANLKLGIDEAHALGKQFYVVVNIAPHNAKLKTFIKDLEPVVAMGPDALIMSDPGLIMLVRQHFPAQTIHLSVQANAVNWATVKFWHSQGVRRVILSRELSLEEIAEIREQVPDMELEVFVHGALCMAYSGRCLLSGYINKRDPNQGSCTNACRWEYKTHEAKEDELGNSVHLYEPIAVQQVEAQGNPTLGVGAPTDKVFLLEDVSRPGEFMEATEDEHGTYIMNSKDLRAVQHVERLVQMGVHSLKIEGRTKSHYYVARTAQVYRKAIDDALAGRPFDKSLMDTLESLAHRGYTEGFLRRHVHDEYQNYERGFSLSERQQFVGELTGERRNGLAEVKVKNRFAVGDRLELMTPQGNLNLRLEALESSRGEAIEVAPGDGHTVYLPVPQDVDLHFGLLMRELEGGSSTRG from the coding sequence ATGAGCACCCCTTACCGCACCGAGCTGCTGTCCCCTGCCGGCACGCTGAAATCCATGCGTTACGCCTTTGCCTACGGTGCCGATGCGGTATACGCCGGGCAGCCGCGGTACAGCCTGCGCGTGCGCAACAACGAGTTCGACCACGCCAACCTCAAGCTCGGCATCGACGAAGCGCATGCGCTGGGCAAGCAGTTCTATGTGGTGGTCAACATCGCCCCGCACAACGCCAAGCTGAAGACCTTCATCAAGGACCTGGAGCCGGTGGTAGCGATGGGCCCGGATGCGCTGATCATGTCCGATCCCGGCCTGATCATGCTGGTTCGTCAGCATTTCCCCGCGCAAACCATTCACCTGTCGGTACAGGCCAACGCGGTGAACTGGGCCACGGTGAAATTCTGGCACTCCCAGGGCGTGCGCCGGGTAATCCTTTCGCGCGAGCTGTCGCTGGAGGAGATCGCCGAGATCCGCGAGCAGGTGCCGGACATGGAACTCGAAGTGTTCGTCCACGGTGCACTGTGCATGGCGTACTCCGGCCGCTGCCTGCTGTCGGGCTACATCAACAAGCGCGATCCCAACCAGGGCAGTTGCACCAACGCCTGCCGCTGGGAGTACAAGACCCACGAGGCGAAGGAGGACGAACTGGGTAACTCGGTGCACCTCTACGAGCCCATCGCCGTGCAGCAGGTCGAGGCGCAGGGCAACCCGACCCTGGGCGTCGGAGCGCCCACCGACAAGGTGTTCCTGCTCGAGGATGTCTCGCGGCCCGGCGAGTTCATGGAGGCGACCGAGGACGAGCACGGAACCTACATCATGAACTCCAAGGATCTGCGCGCCGTGCAGCATGTCGAGCGGTTGGTGCAGATGGGCGTGCACTCGCTGAAGATCGAAGGCCGCACCAAGAGCCACTACTACGTGGCGCGTACCGCGCAGGTCTACCGCAAGGCCATCGATGATGCACTGGCCGGCCGGCCGTTCGACAAGTCGTTGATGGACACCCTCGAATCCCTGGCCCACCGCGGCTACACCGAGGGTTTCCTGCGCCGTCACGTGCACGACGAATACCAGAACTACGAACGCGGCTTCTCGCTCTCCGAGCGCCAGCAGTTCGTCGGCGAGCTGACCGGCGAGCGGCGCAACGGCCTGGCCGAGGTGAAAGTGAAAAACCGCTTCGCGGTCGGCGACAGGCTGGAGCTGATGACACCGCAGGGCAATCTCAACCTGCGCCTGGAGGCCCTGGAAAGCAGCCGCGGCGAGGCCATCGAGGTTGCGCCGGGCGACGGCCACACCGTCTATCTGCCGGTCCCGCAGGACGTGGACCTGCACTTCGGCCTGCTGATGCGCGAGCTGGAGGGCGGCAGCAGCACCCGCGGCTGA
- a CDS encoding putative bifunctional diguanylate cyclase/phosphodiesterase, which yields MTESIRAANLASAQQVPSGASAADHPAERTRLLYRGSRIPAVLLLITTLICVVVLWGERGGIELGIWAGWMAFLGLLRLQQVMTFNRTSSEQQAEPYWRWRFLLGSAASALSLCYAMVVLVPPDVFVTQARLYGLIGSVVVAASVAYGVSLPAFFSFAVPSLLPTGLLLMTSEHPLQQGWGLLAMIVLATLSLIAWQINRLVSDGLQQRLHKQRLIERLEKAGREADVLNRRLASEVEQRRHAEQQLRGAYDDLEQRVVKRTAELARVAEELGESEARLNLALDASGLGLWDWDLQHNRIHHSRLEVVFGIGLQRRHDEDGSPLPDIHPDDLAGVRATLISHLKGETEFFAVEYRALRADGTEICMEDRGRVIQRDASGRALRMIGTRRDISDLRRQAEQQRLAATVFEAASEGMVIMNAKYRVLAINDACCALSGYSREELLGRSVARIAGSPESQRQYAAMREALERNGYWQGELIETRKSGEVYPQWVQLREVRDANNSVSHVVAFISDLSVRRKIEERLRYLSQHDDLTGLANRGLLKERLHEACQRGHRNGRNMAVLYIDLDRFKLLNESLGHEAADELLREVSRRLKQTLADADTIARLSGDEFVVLLDGYGSLSGLAHMGSRLLQRIRKPIIVGDQELVIGASIGVSLLPDNSRDAEVLLRQASTAMQQAKHLGGNTLQFFTDRPQASGMHYLQLENQLRKALEVGQLEVFYQPRLSLADDSLEAAEALVRWRHPQRGLVTPADFIPLAEETGLIIPLGEFVLREACRQARRWQQEGLADIRVSVNLSVKQLRQGNFVSLVRQVLEETGLPPAMLELELTESQLLDDIDNAISISEQLRALGVKLAIDDFGTGFSSLSYLKRFPVDYVKIDRSFISEVEHSTQDAAITRAIIAMVHSLERRVVAEGVETQAQMDFLKANLCDEIQGYLLSPPVPAEQFAELLR from the coding sequence ATGACCGAGTCTATCCGAGCCGCCAACCTGGCATCAGCGCAGCAAGTCCCCAGCGGGGCATCGGCAGCCGATCACCCCGCCGAGCGCACACGACTGTTGTACCGGGGTTCGCGTATTCCGGCTGTGCTGCTGTTGATCACCACGCTGATCTGTGTGGTTGTGCTCTGGGGTGAGCGGGGCGGCATCGAGCTTGGCATCTGGGCAGGCTGGATGGCATTTCTGGGGCTGTTGCGGCTGCAGCAGGTCATGACTTTCAATCGAACCAGCTCCGAGCAGCAGGCAGAGCCGTACTGGCGCTGGCGCTTCTTGCTGGGCAGTGCTGCTTCAGCGCTGAGTCTGTGCTACGCCATGGTGGTTCTGGTGCCGCCTGACGTGTTCGTCACCCAGGCGCGGCTCTACGGTCTGATCGGCTCGGTGGTGGTGGCAGCCAGTGTCGCCTACGGGGTCAGTCTGCCGGCGTTCTTCAGTTTTGCCGTGCCCAGCCTGCTGCCGACGGGCTTGCTCCTAATGACCAGTGAGCACCCGCTGCAGCAGGGGTGGGGCTTGTTGGCGATGATCGTGCTTGCGACCCTGAGCCTGATCGCTTGGCAGATCAACCGACTGGTCAGCGACGGCCTGCAACAGCGGTTGCACAAGCAGCGCCTGATCGAGCGGCTGGAAAAGGCCGGGCGCGAGGCGGATGTGCTCAACCGTCGCCTGGCATCGGAAGTCGAGCAGCGCCGCCATGCCGAGCAGCAATTGCGTGGCGCTTATGACGACCTCGAGCAGCGGGTGGTCAAGCGCACCGCCGAGCTGGCCCGGGTTGCCGAGGAGCTGGGCGAAAGCGAGGCGCGATTGAATCTGGCCCTCGATGCCAGTGGTCTCGGGCTTTGGGACTGGGACCTGCAACACAACCGCATTCATCACTCTCGACTCGAGGTGGTCTTTGGCATCGGGCTACAAAGGCGCCATGACGAAGACGGCTCCCCGCTGCCGGACATCCATCCGGATGATCTGGCGGGTGTCCGCGCCACCCTGATTTCGCACCTGAAGGGCGAAACCGAGTTTTTTGCCGTCGAGTATCGTGCGTTGCGAGCCGATGGCACTGAGATCTGCATGGAGGACCGCGGGCGGGTGATCCAGCGTGATGCTTCCGGGCGAGCGCTGCGCATGATCGGTACCCGTCGCGACATCAGTGATCTGCGCCGCCAGGCCGAGCAGCAGCGACTGGCTGCGACGGTGTTCGAAGCGGCCAGCGAAGGCATGGTGATCATGAACGCCAAGTACCGCGTGTTGGCGATCAATGACGCCTGTTGTGCGTTGTCCGGTTATAGCCGTGAGGAATTGCTCGGTCGTAGCGTGGCGCGCATTGCCGGCTCACCGGAAAGCCAGCGCCAGTACGCGGCGATGCGCGAAGCACTGGAACGTAATGGCTACTGGCAGGGCGAGCTGATCGAGACGCGCAAGAGCGGCGAGGTCTACCCGCAGTGGGTGCAGTTGCGTGAAGTGCGTGATGCCAACAACAGTGTCTCTCACGTGGTCGCCTTCATTTCCGATCTCAGCGTACGGCGCAAGATCGAGGAACGCCTGCGTTATCTGAGTCAGCATGACGATCTAACCGGGCTCGCCAATCGCGGCCTGCTCAAGGAGCGGCTGCATGAGGCCTGCCAGCGTGGGCATCGCAACGGACGCAACATGGCGGTGCTCTACATCGACCTGGATCGCTTCAAACTGCTCAACGAAAGCCTCGGCCATGAAGCGGCCGATGAGCTGTTGCGCGAGGTATCGCGCCGGTTGAAGCAGACCCTGGCCGATGCGGACACCATCGCTCGCTTGTCTGGCGACGAATTCGTCGTGCTTCTCGATGGCTATGGCAGCCTCAGCGGTCTCGCTCATATGGGTAGCCGGCTGCTGCAGCGGATCCGCAAGCCGATAATCGTCGGTGATCAGGAGTTGGTGATCGGGGCTTCCATCGGCGTCAGCCTGCTGCCGGACAACAGCCGCGATGCCGAGGTCCTGCTGCGCCAGGCCAGCACCGCCATGCAGCAGGCCAAGCACCTGGGCGGCAACACCCTGCAGTTCTTCACCGACCGCCCGCAGGCATCCGGCATGCACTACCTGCAACTGGAAAACCAGCTGCGCAAGGCGCTGGAAGTCGGCCAGCTGGAAGTCTTCTACCAACCGCGCCTGAGTCTGGCCGACGACAGCCTGGAGGCCGCCGAGGCATTGGTGCGCTGGCGCCACCCGCAGCGCGGACTGGTCACGCCGGCGGACTTCATTCCGCTGGCCGAGGAAACCGGGCTGATCATTCCGCTGGGCGAGTTCGTCCTGCGCGAGGCCTGCCGCCAGGCACGCCGCTGGCAGCAGGAAGGGCTGGCGGACATCCGCGTGTCGGTGAACCTCTCCGTGAAGCAGCTGCGTCAGGGCAACTTCGTCAGTCTGGTGCGCCAGGTGCTGGAAGAGACCGGGCTGCCGCCAGCGATGCTGGAACTGGAACTGACCGAGAGTCAGCTGCTGGACGACATCGATAACGCCATCAGCATCAGCGAGCAATTGCGTGCCCTGGGCGTGAAGTTGGCGATCGACGACTTCGGCACCGGTTTCTCGTCGCTGAGCTACCTCAAGCGCTTCCCGGTGGACTACGTGAAGATCGACCGCTCGTTCATCAGCGAGGTGGAGCATTCCACCCAGGATGCGGCGATCACCCGTGCCATCATCGCCATGGTTCACAGCCTGGAACGGCGAGTGGTGGCCGAGGGCGTGGAAACCCAGGCGCAGATGGACTTCCTCAAGGCCAACCTGTGCGACGAAATCCAGGGCTACCTGCTCAGCCCGCCGGTGCCGGCCGAGCAGTTCGCCGAGCTGCTGCGCTAG